Proteins encoded in a region of the Variovorax sp. PAMC 28711 genome:
- a CDS encoding DUF2256 domain-containing protein: MKALNWPTVTSCRPIHNARAMRTPSTGRSSENSLRRPAGNSTRPKRDGSKGLFIREQCRDSMKSANSPSFKGNKRSLPSKPCVACGRPMTWRKRWARTWDEVKFCSDACRSTSKNSKP; the protein is encoded by the coding sequence ATGAAGGCCTTGAACTGGCCGACCGTCACTTCATGCCGGCCCATCCATAACGCGCGAGCGATGCGCACCCCGAGCACCGGGCGCTCGTCTGAAAATTCACTCAGGCGCCCTGCGGGCAACTCCACGCGACCGAAGCGTGACGGCAGCAAGGGGCTCTTCATCCGGGAACAATGTCGGGATTCCATGAAATCAGCCAACTCGCCATCGTTCAAGGGCAACAAGCGATCGCTGCCGAGCAAGCCGTGCGTCGCCTGCGGCCGACCCATGACCTGGCGCAAGCGCTGGGCGCGCACCTGGGACGAGGTGAAGTTCTGCTCGGATGCCTGCCGCAGCACGAGTAAGAACAGCAAACCGTAA